Proteins encoded within one genomic window of Citricoccus muralis:
- the pgm gene encoding phosphoglucomutase (alpha-D-glucose-1,6-bisphosphate-dependent), which produces MGNTAADRAGTRALPEDLIDTDALHAAYFENHPDPSNPTQQVVFGTSGHRGSSLKTSFNDDHIAAITQAIVEYRHGQDITGPILIGRDTHLLSGPAQDTAVQVLLANHVNTLIDSRDGFTPTPAVSRAILHHNAAHPEGPQADGLVITPSHNPPADGGFKYNPPHGGPADSDATGWIADRANELLAAGLDGVQRLSPDDVADHPQLGRYDFRARYVEDLPQVIDLTAIREAGVRIAADPMGGASVDYWGEIARVHELDLTVINPEVDPRWSFMTLDWDGKIRMDCSSPFAMASLIERVRGNSDFHLATGNDADADRHGIVTPDGGLMNPNHYLAVAIDYLYRHREQWPAEASVGKTLVSSSMIDRVAAGLGRELTEVPVGFKWFVPGLLSGTGVFGGEESAGASFVCFDGSPWSTDKDGLLLCLLAAEIQAVTGRSPSQYYGELTQRYGSPVYARLDAVATPEQKAKLKNLSPADVTADTLAGEPIKAKLTEAPGNGAAIGGLKVVTENAWFAARPSGTEDVYKIYAESFLGAEHLTLVQDEAQRIVDRVIS; this is translated from the coding sequence ATGGGAAACACTGCTGCTGACCGCGCCGGAACACGCGCCCTGCCCGAAGACCTCATCGACACCGACGCCCTGCACGCGGCGTACTTCGAAAACCATCCGGACCCATCCAACCCCACCCAGCAGGTCGTCTTCGGCACCTCCGGGCACCGCGGCTCCTCGTTGAAGACCTCATTCAATGACGACCACATCGCTGCCATCACCCAGGCCATCGTCGAATACCGCCACGGCCAGGACATCACCGGGCCGATTCTCATCGGCCGCGACACCCACCTGCTCTCCGGCCCCGCCCAGGACACCGCCGTTCAGGTGCTGCTCGCCAATCACGTGAATACCCTCATCGACTCCCGCGACGGCTTCACCCCCACCCCCGCGGTCTCCCGCGCCATCCTGCACCACAACGCAGCGCACCCCGAGGGCCCCCAAGCGGACGGGCTGGTCATCACCCCCTCCCACAACCCGCCTGCCGACGGCGGCTTCAAGTACAACCCGCCACACGGCGGGCCCGCGGATTCTGATGCCACCGGCTGGATCGCCGACCGCGCCAACGAACTCCTCGCTGCCGGTCTCGACGGCGTTCAGCGCCTCTCCCCCGACGACGTCGCCGACCACCCGCAGCTGGGCCGCTACGACTTCCGCGCCCGCTACGTCGAAGACCTCCCGCAGGTGATCGACCTGACCGCCATCCGCGAGGCCGGGGTCCGCATCGCCGCCGATCCAATGGGTGGGGCCTCCGTGGACTACTGGGGCGAAATCGCCCGCGTCCACGAGCTCGACCTCACCGTCATCAACCCCGAGGTCGACCCGCGCTGGTCGTTCATGACCCTGGACTGGGACGGCAAGATCCGCATGGATTGTTCCTCCCCCTTCGCGATGGCCTCCCTCATTGAGCGGGTGCGCGGCAACAGCGACTTCCACCTGGCCACCGGCAACGACGCCGACGCCGACCGCCATGGCATCGTCACCCCCGACGGCGGGCTGATGAACCCCAACCACTACCTCGCCGTAGCCATCGACTACCTCTACCGCCACCGCGAGCAGTGGCCCGCCGAGGCCTCCGTCGGCAAGACTCTGGTCTCCTCCTCGATGATCGACCGCGTCGCCGCCGGTCTGGGACGAGAACTCACCGAGGTCCCCGTCGGGTTCAAGTGGTTCGTACCCGGGCTGCTCTCCGGCACCGGGGTCTTCGGCGGCGAGGAATCCGCCGGTGCCTCCTTCGTCTGCTTCGACGGCTCCCCCTGGTCCACCGATAAGGACGGGCTGCTGCTGTGCCTGCTCGCCGCCGAGATTCAGGCGGTCACCGGCCGCTCCCCCTCCCAGTACTACGGCGAGCTCACCCAGCGGTACGGCAGCCCGGTTTACGCACGCCTCGACGCGGTGGCCACGCCCGAGCAGAAGGCGAAGCTGAAGAACCTCTCCCCCGCCGATGTCACCGCGGACACCCTGGCCGGCGAGCCCATCAAAGCGAAGCTCACCGAGGCCCCCGGCAACGGCGCAGCTATTGGTGGGCTGAAGGTCGTCACGGAGAACGCCTGGTTCGCCGCCCGCCCCTCCGGCACCGAGGACGTGTACAAGATCTACGCGGAATCCTTCCTGGGTGCCGAGCACCTCACCCTGGTGCAGGACGAGGCCCAGCGCATCGTGGACCGCGTGATCAGCTGA
- a CDS encoding acyl-CoA dehydrogenase family protein, which translates to MSERTDHDAQRTDAERDLVEAAAASHGRIEPMTEVLRHAGERLPLVGQGQTRRHWELLATVASQDLVAARVLEPHLDATTILEQAGVSVPQGLLGVYASESGGQTVRAVQSGSAWKLNGTKPWCSLGSVCSAAVVTAIVGDEDAAASGALRRRAFLVDLEAGRQSGAVRDSGERWPALGLSAVTSTALEFHEVNAVPVGDPGWYLTRPGFAWGGISVAACWLGGAIRLMRTLQAREPRDDFAAAARGRVDRMLAAAAALMTEAARHLEEGTLDGDAAEIAAERLRGTIAETCTEVIRVVGEATGPGPLAGDAAHARAVADLQLYVRQHHAGRDDARLGRLLAERPGWSW; encoded by the coding sequence ATGAGCGAACGAACAGATCATGATGCTCAGCGCACCGACGCCGAGCGTGACCTCGTGGAGGCTGCGGCGGCAAGCCACGGTCGTATTGAACCCATGACGGAGGTGCTGCGCCACGCTGGCGAGCGGCTTCCCCTGGTTGGCCAAGGACAGACGCGGCGGCATTGGGAGTTGCTGGCCACGGTAGCGTCACAGGACCTAGTGGCCGCGCGCGTGCTGGAACCGCACCTCGACGCCACGACCATTCTGGAGCAAGCCGGCGTGTCAGTACCACAAGGATTACTGGGTGTTTACGCGTCGGAATCCGGCGGGCAGACGGTGCGCGCAGTACAGTCAGGATCCGCGTGGAAGCTGAACGGCACCAAACCGTGGTGTTCGCTCGGATCCGTGTGCTCGGCTGCCGTCGTGACGGCCATCGTGGGCGATGAGGACGCCGCGGCTTCGGGCGCGCTGCGGCGGCGAGCGTTTCTGGTGGATCTGGAAGCGGGGCGTCAGTCTGGTGCCGTGCGAGACTCCGGTGAGAGGTGGCCGGCGCTGGGGCTGTCCGCCGTGACCTCCACCGCCCTGGAATTCCATGAGGTCAACGCGGTTCCCGTCGGAGATCCGGGTTGGTATCTCACCCGTCCTGGATTCGCGTGGGGTGGGATCAGCGTGGCGGCCTGTTGGCTCGGCGGCGCCATCCGGTTGATGCGGACGCTCCAGGCGCGGGAGCCGCGCGACGATTTCGCGGCGGCGGCAAGGGGGCGGGTGGACCGAATGCTCGCTGCTGCGGCGGCATTGATGACCGAGGCGGCCCGACACCTCGAAGAGGGGACACTTGACGGTGACGCGGCCGAGATCGCAGCGGAGCGACTGCGGGGAACGATCGCCGAGACCTGCACGGAGGTCATTCGCGTGGTGGGCGAAGCCACCGGGCCGGGCCCGCTAGCTGGCGACGCTGCGCACGCTAGAGCGGTGGCCGATCTGCAACTGTACGTGCGCCAGCACCACGCCGGTCGCGATGATGCCCGGCTGGGCCGTTTGCTGGCGGAGCGTCCGGGGTGGTCGTGGTGA
- a CDS encoding PIG-L family deacetylase — translation MSFDHRDRGTTEEAWLDAGVAKLPTLSLPQLTSDSTVLVIVAHPDDETLGAAGLIRAALRRGSEVRLVVCTQGEGSHPESPTHTPAALARLRRQELCDAVEVLGEGLSGRLSSTMLSLPDGGLPAVPEEVQAAVAEAVAEAQTDEGELLVVTHFHRDGHGDHEAVASAVLRVAAERALPVYEFPLWYWHWADPQGLGVNDAWRGFARFPVSSDDQRARRAALQAYRSQVTPLSDNPGDEAVVTGAIVEHCDRPFETYLVTGSENPGSQRARWIFDRVHTSADDPWRYLDSDYEARKRALTLAQLPWPRYRRVVEVGCSIGVLTAELALRADDVTGLDASGVAVERARHRVRGLSGVRVEQAIVPDEWPARLNGPDAVDLAVVSEVGYFLSAAELDRLVARLDSALTLSGQILLCHWRHPVSGWPLDGDAVHARLRSDPRFRVINEYRDDDVVIDVFARAVGAEQALVVVPARDEQALLPGCLDALTLALDRFEALHAQGSARAVVTVDGSADRTLQIARDRAEADARFHVVSLDPGAAGGVGRARARGIDTAATWFDADARLWVVCTDADSRVAPEWLASHVVLAEGADAVLGTVALDLDSEEQSWRQRWEDEYRKKIISGGLRDVEEHHHIHGANLGVSWAAYQRVGGFSEVDCDEDVQLVERLRRSSARVRSSTRIPVITSDRYEGRAPRGFATDLRKLIGEGAAEGS, via the coding sequence GTGAGTTTTGATCATCGCGATCGCGGAACCACCGAGGAAGCCTGGCTTGACGCGGGTGTGGCCAAGCTTCCGACGTTGAGCCTGCCGCAGCTCACCTCGGACAGCACTGTGCTGGTCATCGTGGCACACCCTGATGACGAGACGCTGGGCGCGGCGGGGCTGATCCGGGCCGCTCTTCGAAGGGGGTCTGAGGTGCGACTCGTGGTGTGTACGCAGGGAGAAGGCTCGCACCCGGAATCACCGACCCACACCCCCGCCGCCTTGGCTCGGTTACGCCGCCAGGAGCTGTGCGACGCCGTGGAAGTACTCGGCGAAGGGTTATCCGGTCGACTGTCGTCAACCATGCTGAGTCTGCCCGACGGCGGGCTTCCCGCTGTCCCCGAGGAGGTGCAGGCTGCCGTGGCAGAGGCCGTGGCGGAGGCGCAGACCGACGAAGGTGAACTGCTGGTGGTGACGCATTTCCATCGTGACGGTCATGGGGATCACGAGGCCGTGGCCTCTGCCGTGCTGCGGGTCGCGGCCGAGCGGGCGCTACCGGTGTATGAATTTCCCCTCTGGTATTGGCACTGGGCGGACCCCCAGGGGCTCGGAGTGAACGACGCCTGGCGGGGTTTCGCACGGTTTCCCGTCTCGTCGGATGACCAGCGTGCCCGGCGCGCAGCATTGCAGGCGTACCGGAGCCAGGTCACTCCACTGTCGGACAACCCCGGGGACGAAGCGGTGGTGACCGGGGCCATCGTTGAGCATTGCGACCGTCCCTTCGAGACGTACTTGGTGACTGGCTCGGAGAACCCCGGATCCCAGCGCGCTCGGTGGATTTTCGATCGCGTACACACCTCCGCGGACGACCCATGGCGATACTTGGACTCTGACTACGAGGCGCGCAAGCGGGCGCTCACTTTAGCGCAGCTACCCTGGCCGCGCTACCGCCGTGTGGTGGAAGTCGGATGCTCCATCGGCGTTCTCACCGCCGAGCTGGCGCTCCGAGCAGATGACGTTACGGGGCTGGATGCCTCGGGGGTGGCCGTGGAACGTGCCCGACACCGGGTGCGCGGGTTGTCCGGAGTCAGGGTCGAACAGGCAATCGTGCCCGACGAATGGCCGGCACGCTTGAACGGGCCGGACGCCGTGGACTTAGCGGTCGTCTCCGAGGTGGGCTACTTCCTCAGTGCCGCTGAATTGGACCGGCTCGTGGCTCGACTGGACTCCGCCCTGACATTGTCAGGACAGATCCTGCTGTGTCATTGGCGCCACCCCGTCTCGGGTTGGCCGCTGGACGGGGATGCCGTGCACGCCAGATTGCGCTCGGACCCCCGGTTTCGAGTGATCAATGAATACCGGGACGACGACGTCGTGATCGACGTGTTCGCACGCGCGGTGGGAGCGGAGCAGGCGCTCGTGGTCGTTCCGGCACGCGACGAACAGGCGCTGCTCCCGGGCTGTCTCGATGCACTGACCTTGGCGCTGGACCGGTTCGAAGCGCTCCACGCTCAGGGGTCAGCCCGGGCCGTGGTGACGGTGGACGGCAGTGCCGATCGCACACTGCAGATCGCCCGGGATCGGGCCGAGGCAGACGCGCGCTTCCATGTGGTGAGCCTTGACCCCGGTGCCGCCGGGGGTGTGGGTCGTGCGCGGGCTCGGGGCATCGACACCGCGGCGACCTGGTTCGACGCTGACGCTCGGCTCTGGGTTGTCTGCACCGATGCTGACAGTCGTGTGGCGCCAGAGTGGCTGGCGAGCCATGTCGTGCTCGCCGAGGGAGCCGATGCCGTCTTGGGAACGGTTGCGCTGGATCTCGACTCAGAGGAACAGTCCTGGCGGCAGCGATGGGAGGACGAGTACCGAAAGAAAATCATTTCGGGAGGTCTCCGAGATGTGGAGGAACATCATCACATCCACGGTGCCAACCTCGGCGTGAGCTGGGCGGCGTATCAGCGTGTGGGGGGATTTTCCGAGGTGGACTGTGATGAAGACGTGCAGCTCGTCGAACGGCTGCGTCGTTCCAGCGCTCGGGTGCGCAGTAGCACGCGGATCCCTGTGATCACCTCGGATCGGTATGAGGGGCGCGCGCCTCGCGGTTTTGCAACGGACTTGCGCAAGCTCATCGGCGAGGGGGCCGCAGAAGGATCCTGA
- a CDS encoding amidase — MSDSPRAASYPSAVALRDDLAAGRRTAVDVTEHFLRVIDEKNPQLGAFMTVTQHLALERARQLDAEHASDPRRSGPLHGLPLGFKDLTAVQGVPTTFASRVFQDAPPAAQDDPLPAALRLAGAVFLGTTTTPEFGLPPHSENRVSPPARNPLDPTRTAGGSSGGAAAAVASGMLPVAPGSDGGGSIRIPAAACGIVGLKPGRGTLPTDDQRDTVRNLGVNGPLGRTTEDTALLFDAMTDPTATTGYYLDTVRRAARQGIAPTNIGWTTASPFHPDLEITLARGAVEALTRAVTLLAGDGHTVSELDLDYQPGYHEDFRTVWTSGLAEAPLPEGAEDKMEPLAAHFLNLARGYTPEVLAEAESRLTDWAADTRRQLAAASIVLTPVLAFAPPAIGAFTEREPADDYAYQCQFTPYTSMVNVMGLPAISIPVLTDEDGMNWSVQAIGRPGTEAQLLALSARMERMLAQ; from the coding sequence ATGAGCGACTCCCCGAGAGCAGCAAGCTACCCCTCCGCCGTCGCGCTGCGTGATGATCTGGCCGCGGGCCGGCGCACCGCCGTCGACGTGACTGAACATTTCCTGCGGGTGATCGACGAGAAGAATCCCCAGTTGGGCGCGTTCATGACCGTCACCCAGCACCTGGCCCTGGAGCGGGCACGTCAGCTCGACGCCGAGCACGCCTCCGACCCGCGGCGCTCTGGTCCGCTGCACGGGCTGCCGCTGGGATTCAAGGACCTCACCGCGGTGCAAGGGGTGCCGACCACGTTCGCCTCCCGGGTGTTCCAGGATGCCCCGCCCGCCGCGCAGGACGACCCGCTGCCGGCGGCGCTGCGCCTGGCCGGGGCGGTGTTTTTGGGCACCACCACCACGCCGGAGTTCGGGCTGCCGCCGCATTCGGAGAACCGGGTGTCCCCACCGGCGCGGAACCCATTGGATCCAACGCGTACGGCGGGTGGGTCCTCGGGCGGTGCTGCGGCAGCGGTGGCCTCGGGCATGCTGCCAGTGGCTCCCGGATCCGACGGCGGCGGCTCGATCCGCATTCCGGCCGCGGCCTGCGGCATTGTGGGGCTGAAGCCCGGCCGCGGTACCCTGCCCACCGATGATCAGCGCGACACGGTGCGCAACCTCGGCGTCAACGGCCCCCTGGGCCGCACCACCGAAGACACCGCGCTGCTCTTCGACGCGATGACGGACCCCACCGCCACCACCGGCTACTACCTCGACACCGTCCGCCGCGCGGCCCGTCAGGGCATCGCGCCCACGAACATCGGCTGGACGACGGCGTCGCCGTTCCACCCGGATCTGGAGATCACCCTGGCGCGCGGAGCGGTGGAGGCACTCACCCGTGCGGTCACCCTGCTCGCCGGCGATGGCCACACCGTGTCCGAACTGGACCTGGACTACCAGCCCGGCTACCACGAGGACTTCCGCACCGTGTGGACCTCCGGGCTCGCCGAAGCGCCGCTGCCCGAAGGCGCCGAGGACAAGATGGAGCCGCTGGCCGCGCACTTCCTGAACCTCGCCCGCGGTTACACCCCCGAGGTGCTGGCCGAGGCCGAATCCCGGCTCACCGACTGGGCGGCCGATACCCGCCGTCAGCTGGCAGCAGCGTCCATCGTGCTGACCCCGGTGCTGGCGTTCGCACCGCCCGCGATCGGTGCGTTCACCGAGCGCGAGCCCGCCGACGACTACGCGTATCAGTGCCAGTTCACCCCCTACACCTCCATGGTGAACGTGATGGGGCTACCCGCCATCTCCATCCCGGTGCTCACCGATGAGGACGGGATGAACTGGTCGGTGCAGGCCATCGGCCGCCCAGGCACCGAAGCCCAGTTGCTGGCCCTCTCCGCCCGAATGGAGCGCATGCTGGCTCAGTAG